Sequence from the Prunus persica cultivar Lovell chromosome G5, Prunus_persica_NCBIv2, whole genome shotgun sequence genome:
catgcttgaataatcctctttgttttgggaggatgaggattgcatatgcaatttcGTTTGACAAAGGGAACATAGGTTTATAGACCAACACACCAAAGCTTGTGTGTAGTCAACATATGTACTTTTTtgcgggaattttttaaaaataggtgtcaggttttgcttttcaagcatgtcaacctcacACTCTCCTGACACCACTGATAGTGGTTGAAAGAAACTCAATGGAAGTGACATCTACTTAGTTAACTCAACCAAACTAGTTAGGATTCAACTTAGATTGTATCAgaccaaaaattaatttatacattgtcaaccaaatattttttggcggGAACCCTTTTCTTGGTATTACTATCACCCCTTTCATATAAATTCTCGTTCCACACAAAACTCATCTCCTCCACCGAATCTGTCTCCATCTACTGATACTCTCTCAAGCAAACAAACTCATTCCCCCCAAAGAATGAGCATAAGCACAACCAAGTTTGATGTGAGCATAATAAACACCCCTCCAAACAAAGACCGGCTTCGACACGCAAGTGAGTCACCAGACAAGCAATGTCACATTCCTAGAcagaatgaccattttgttggaagttttgagtctgaaagagttgttgctttttggaaggagaggcatcttcaacttggtgatgaaatccaaagggcaagggcacgTTTGGAATTTGTGGAAGgccaaattgaagatgacaaaaggcAGGCCAATCTGGATAGGGCGAAGTTGCAGCGCATGAAGCGTAGACACAAACGACTTCGGAGTGTAGCTgttcaaaaatacaagaactCATCTAATGCAGTGGAGTCAAAGAAGCGTGTGATGCAAGCTGGATTCGACTACTTCCAATCCTATGCAAAACTCGTCGTACCCGGGTTTGATTGGTCATCTATTATCGTTTCCGACGTCACCAAATATACTCAGCAAGGGAAGTAACCATTTTGGTTCTCGTGTTTGAGCAGAGGCAAATAagtggaattggaattttcgTTACACTCTGCTTCAAAGCTATTTTGATGCTAACTACTATGGAAGATTTAaaccttaatattttgatgtctttaattaCGAAAACAGAAGATGCAAAGAGCCCATCTACTTCAGTCATATGTTGCTGCCATGTCCATTTGTTTTTGATCACGTATCAGATTTGGACATGGTTGCATCATATGCAATGttgcctttatttattatatgttaggacAAGGTTTATGGAAAAGCTTTTGTGAGTGCGTTTGTGACAAGGTTATGGAATTATTATGTAcactttatatattattttttgtacttGTTCATTTCCTACtatttcttgctttctttatattttatgtttgtggAATCCCTCTCAAAGTTAACATAtactgtgaaaaaaatattatgcaaCTGATTATATAATCACTCATATAGACTAGgacaaatattcactaagggttttaaaattgcttcacttgtgtgaggctattgagaaaaagtatggcattatttatgtgattggacatgattgaaaatatattactgATTCCCAATGCGGCGTCAtatggacaacttattgaatacctgTGACGTGTTAATAACTCTAGGTGCAGTTACatgtggacaacttattgaatacctcTGACGTGTTGAAAACTCTAGGTGCAGTTGCatgtggacaacttattgaatacgaACTGACGTCTTGAAAGCTCTAGGCGTAGTTGCAATGATGGCTTCAAAGCATgtgcaattattatttatgtacattattataacaaaacatATTATTGTATATAGTGAAACTAAATATTGTATTATTAGAAATTATATTTCGAATATTATCCGAAATATACGTGTTAACGTGAATTtgggttaagaggaaagtgagttatgtacaaataattttcattttctcattttccgggcattttttggattttcgtAGAATTTATTACCTATGTCCACAGATTGTTGCactaaaaaagtcaaaataatagcaagaggacacctggcgcgatctcagcccgtcactgatgactacttgcacaagtgtacgtcagtcaacatggccacaccctcccattttaccataaattattattttattacttttcctTACAAAAATCAGAACTAattacacacaaaataaaaaaattatccgaaaattgctacgaactcattgacactccatctccgttgctgaattctccgattcaTTGTTACGCATTTGTAAAATTAATTCTCAACATTAACgggagatgcttgttgaagtaggttatTCAAGTTGAAGTTAACAAACATCaatacttagggttaagaggaaagtgagttatgtaacacaatttggattatttcattgcgagacgaatgatttataggttctcCTAGTTTTATGACGTCACAAGTAGGCCGGAGTAATTTTGGgggcatttttaggattttcctactatttttTACCtagtttcaaagatttttgaacaaaagaatccaaaatttaaaagaagatgacacctggcgcgatctcagcCCGTCACTTTTCactacttgcacaagtgtacgtcagtcaacatggccacaacctcccattttaccctaaatgattattttattaccttttttcttggaaaattcataactaaatacagaaaaattcaaaattatttccgaaaattgctacgaactcattgacactccatctccgttgctgaattctccgattcaTTGTTACGCATTTGtaaaattaattcccaatattaacgggagatgcttgttgaagtaggttattgaagtttaagttaacaaacatcaaacagtagggttaagaggaaagtgagttatgtaaaacaatttggattatttcattgcgagacgaatgatttataggttctcCTAGTTTTAGGACGTCAAAAGGAGGCCGGAGTAATTTTTGGGCCATTTTTAcgattttcctactatttattacctagtttcaaagattttttaacaaaagaatccaaaattaacaagaatatgacacctggcgcgatctcagcccgtcacttttgactacttgcacaagtgtacaTTACCgaacatggccacatcctcccattttaccctaaattattattttattaccttttttctcggaaaattcataactaaatacacaaaaattagaaaaacgaTCCGAAAATTTCTACGAACTTATTGCGATTTCATCTTCCTACTGCATTCCCTGTTTAATGGTTATGCtacattagtattttattattatttatccacaattattataattattatgatattacTTTTTAGGCTGTCCATTTGTTAATTAGATTTAGTCCAACTtgttgaaaacaattttattttccgtGCGAATAGGCCATTTGTAGTGCTCATCAGTTTCtctgttcttcaatttgttaatttatttattttttaggttgaagggatgttttgaaacataaTATGGAAATATACAAGTCATCCATTGTACtccttccacacaaaaaaaatagtctACGTCATTCACTGTTCAACCCCCTAGGTTAAGAAACGTGGAAACAAATCCTTTCGGATATGCTAAGTGGGAAAATGTCATTCCCAAGCACTGGTGAAAAGACACCTATTTACTCCATGCATGACTTTTCGTTTACCAAATATGAAGATTGGGGTCGGTGAGCAAAATATCTGTGTCAGTAAAATGTCATTCCTAGCCGTCTATGATGTAAGTAATAATTCcgctatataataaatattatacatttatatataaaacggtTTATGACAAAATACCAACATTTGAACAACATTTGCACAAAACATTTGTATTACGTAGCCAGCCAACCTAGAAGTGAAGAGAAGCAAGTCCACAATGCATCAAAACCGTAAATTCGTACTAAAACTAATGCAAAAATACGTGATTCCCTCGCACAACTTACTCACGCATCAGTTTGCACCAAAAAATACTCTCACGGTGCCATTTGCATCGATTGCAACAAGTCCACAACGCAGGATTTATCTTGTCTTCACTAGGCCAGCCTGgaataacaaaataccatTCATTGTTGTTACAAGCGCTGCACCGATTGAACTTAATCTTCACATAGTCAAACATATCTACGATATGTCTTGCAACAAATGCTCCGCGAATTCTTCCTGTCAAAGCATCCCTGGTTCCTTTCATATCAATGTTGTTATGTTGAttcaaagaacacaagaattGTAATGCATCCTCTTTTGACTGACCAATTTCGGACATACCAAGTAGTCCAACTACATATGCCGCTTCCATATGGCCTGCAGTGGCTGCAATGCGCATCCCATACAACGCTTCCACCTTACCGTGCGTGAAAAACCTTTCGAATGCTTCTCTAAATATGGACTCAGGGTTATCGCAAGCCCTGCATTGTTGCAAGAAATGCTAGACCGCAGGTCTGGCACGGTACCAGATAGGATGGTCTGGGTACTTTGCCATTGAAATGGTGTTCCACACTTGTGGACTGTTTGCCAAAGGTTGGAACAATCGGCACACAGATGCCATACGGAAGAGATCTTCCGATGATTCGGTTGCCACGTATAACATCACTTGAAACCAAGCGGACTCCGGGATAAAGGCTTCGGGCATATCGAAATGGAGAtacttccttctctttcctccgacTGTAGTGAAGTGTTTCGAATTCATTGAAAAGTTTTTGGAATGGAACGATTTGAGGAGTGGCAGAGGGGATAAATGATAATATTTGGGGTACACGTTTTGTTTTAGCCTCTGTTTATAGTGTTTTGAAAAGGTGTTTCCAGTTGGGGTTTTTCCAAGTTGACCCTTTTGAAAGAAACTGAACCCAAGTGAATTAAAACTTAAgacaaaagaagggaaaacgtCATAACGGTGCATACAGAGTCAGACAGtcaaaaagttaattaaatggctatttgcatagccatttttgggtttatcccactatcaaattcattgatacaaatgtgatggattactGACTAGTGACAGAAGGTCCCATcatatactttttcattttcccacaCCCAACTACCCCTagtaatgttattaaaatggAACCAATAATGACGGATTCTTATCCAACTAGTTGccttaatgaaatataaataaattaataaaattgaagcagTGTCCCGTCATTAttcagaaaatatatttggtaGTGAAGTAGTTTATATTGCTTTTCGGGCTAAAAGATGTCACAATACTTACGGTACAGGTGTCGACATCGTGaccaacccaccaaatgatcccaaaaaaaagaaatataactCCATTTgggcagagatgagagagagctaAGTGACAAGTTTAGGGTTATGAGTGAAGGGGTATGAATGACAACTATGAGTGAGAAGGTATGAGTCCGAAGAGGTTTCAGTGAGAAGATCTGAGTGAGAAGAGGTACAACTGAGAAGATTCAACATGTCTTCGTCTTCATCTCCCGCTCAAACAAAGAGGTGTCAGTATTGTGGAGCTACAATGGTGCTTCGGgtttcaaaatctgaaaaaaaatcgagGGAAGCCATTCTGGAAGTGTCTAACCTCCTATgtaagttttaatttaaagaatatgtatgtgggtgaaaaaaaacctatgTCTAACTCTGACAGAATTATATTCCATATATGATGCCTGCAATTAGGGAGCCACCAGTTGCAATGGATTCGAATGGGTTGATGTAACCTCCGCTGAAGCAGAACATCAAGATGACACGTATGATGCTAGAGTGCTGAACATGCTGAAGTCCATTAAGGACTTGGTAttagttttattagttgtatcaattgtcattttatttgttcttttaatgatCATTTAACTGCACGGTTTAAAAGATTGTGAAAGTTCTCCCGCGCAAGACATGTTGCACGCACCACCAATGAGACCCTAAAcccattttgtaatatttggtaactgcatgtatttcgcatgTTATAGAAACGATaatgaatgtttattgaaggtttattgaaggtttattgataaTTTGCTGCATGTATATGGAATATCATTGCCCCAAAATTGGATGTTTATTGGGGCCACAAGTATCACTCAAGTAAGAATGAAGGGGGGAAACAGaccttattctttcttttagtagGAAGAACAACTGTTAAGTTTAATATCCTATTCAATACGACTTCCCTATGGTTGGTGTACTTGGGGACTGAAGTATATTGCATCATTATTGTGGGCAAGGgcatgtctattgtgtgtGTTAAGGGagtattgtgtgtatattgcatgtctattgtgtgtatattgcatatctactgtgtgtatattgcatgtctattcTCTGTATATGGCAGGCCAattttgtgtatatttttTGTCTGTTGTGTGTGTATTGCTTGTCGGTGCGTTTGTGAATTGTTGTTCATTTTGTGTATATTGTCTTTGTTTCTACTTTTATGCTACTGAGCTGCGGAAAACCTTTCGCATGTTTAGACACCTATTATGATGCAACACATTGCGATTAATGGTGGCTTGCATCAACAATGACATATCACTTTGCAACGATGTAATACTTTAAAAAGCCatcttcaaatcccaattcacatatgcagtcttaaaattccaattcaatgCAGTTTGGTTAACAAACATGTAAATGTCATGAAGGAGTTAGCGGTAGAATTCGATAAGGACCCGTACGTCTCTATTGTGTATTTACATTAGTTTGAGAATGGACATTCCCAAAAC
This genomic interval carries:
- the LOC109949190 gene encoding uncharacterized protein LOC109949190: MPEAFIPESAWFQVMLYVATESSEDLFRMASVCRLFQPLANSPQVWNTISMAKYPDHPIWACDNPESIFREAFERFFTHGKVEALYGMRIAATAGHMEAAYVVGLLGMSEIGQSKEDALQFLCSLNQHNNIDMKGTRDALTGRIRGAFVARHIVDMFDYVKIKFNRCSACNNNEWYFVIPGWPSEDKINPALWTCCNRCKWHRESIFWCKLMRE